The following proteins are co-located in the Leptodactylus fuscus isolate aLepFus1 chromosome 8, aLepFus1.hap2, whole genome shotgun sequence genome:
- the LOC142217665 gene encoding hemoglobin subunit alpha-C-like — protein sequence MTCLNADDKAHVQAIWHSVAAHAQEYGAEALHRMFVTCPQTKTYFPNFDCSKDSAHVKAHGKKVMDALTEAVKHIDNIAAALGSLINLHAFDLRVDPGNFKYLTHNILVTLAIHLGDKLDCVTHQAVDKFLAEVATALTSKYR from the exons ATGACTTGTCTCAACGCTGACGACAAAGCACATGTCCAGGCTATCTGGCACAGTGTAGCCGCCCATGCTCAGGAATATGGAGCGGAAGCTTTGCACAG GATGTTTGTCACCTGTCCTCAGACCAAGACCTATTTCCCAAATTTTGACTGCAGCAAGGACTCTGCTCATGTTAAGGCTCATGGCAAGAAAGTCATGGATGCTCTGACAGAGGCTGTAAAACACATAGACAACATTGCTGCCGCCCTGGGTTCACTGATTAACCTCCATGCCTTTGACCTGAGAGTGGATCCTGGAAACTTCAAA TACCTGACTCACAACATCCTGGTCACATTGGCAATCCACTTAGGTGACAAATTGGACTGCGTGACTCATCAGGCCGTGGACAAGTTCCTGGCTGAAGTTGCAACTGCTCTGACATCCAAGTACCGTTAA